From a single Poecilia reticulata strain Guanapo linkage group LG2, Guppy_female_1.0+MT, whole genome shotgun sequence genomic region:
- the wbp4 gene encoding WW domain-binding protein 4 isoform X2 encodes MADYWKSQPRKFCQYCKCWIADNKPSIEFHERGKNHKENVAAKISEIKKKSVEKAKKEERMSKEFAAMEEAALKAYEEDLKRMQRGSDGSSSPVRAAPQYQPVPLVGVQPKKQQQQQKKKGWKASRKSREGPREMQVWVEGQSDEGHTYYYNTVTGVSQWEKPEGFQGRSSASAQSQQSESSLGSPWMGAVSPDGYTYFYNTNTGESSWEKPADFPSSEESETQLEKEENAGEDQSSQLETAPAGEERSESDGSALELQPVGEVDLKPKIPKINFRKRKSETEPSEKEGEDKVAEEALEEEKKETKPEEEAQRSGPKPETVAEVATAGKTPVKRPRAANPYGAWERIQQKQDPFANVDLQLPQTEESVAGTPAELPSEPKPKFKERVITSLGEEGGPASFRRNKAQNGKNRSLRQRDDDD; translated from the exons AT GGCGGATTATTGGAAGTCACAACCGAGGAAATTCTGCCAGTACTGCAAGTGCTGGATTGCTGACAACAAGCCT AGCATCGAGTTCCATGAAAGAGGGAAGaatcacaaagaaaatgtgGCTGCTAAAATTTCAGAG ATTAAGAAAAAGAGTGTTGAAAAGGCGAAGAAAGAGGAGCGGATGTCCAAGGAGTTTGCAGCGATGGAGGAGGCAGCGCTGAAGGCGTATGAGGAAGATTTGAAGAGGATGCAGCGGGGATCAGATG GATCAAGTTCTCCAGTTCGAGCAGCCCCTCAATATCAGCCTGTACCTCTGGTGGGAGTTCAGCccaaaaagcagcagcagcagcagaagaagaagggaTGGAAGGCGAGCAGGAAGTCCAGAGAGGGACCGAGAGAGATGCAGGTTTGGGTGGAAGGCCAGAGCGATGAGGGACACACCTACTACTATAACACCGTGACAGGAG TGTCTCAATGGGAAAAACCTGAAGGTTTCCAGGGAAGAAGTTCAGCTTCTGCTCAGTCCCAGCAGTCTGAG AGTTCCTTGGGTTCTCCCTGGATGGGGGCTGTGAGTCCGGATGGCTACACATACTtctacaacacaaacacagggg AGTCCAGCTGGGAGAAGCCGGCGGACTTTCCTTCCAGTGAGGAATCGGAGACCCAGCTGGAGAAAGAGGAGAAcgcaggtgaggaccagagtTCCCAGCTGGAGACGGCGCCCGCAGGGGAGGAGCGCTCCGAGTCTGACGGGTCAGCACTGGAGCTGCAGCCGGTGGGAGAAGTAGATCTGAAGCCCAAAATCCCCAAAATCAACTTCAGg aaaagaaaatcagagaCTGAACCCTCAGAAAAAGAAGGTGAGGATAAAGTGGCAGAAGAAGCtctggaagaggaaaagaaagagacaaaaccaGAGGAAGAGGCGCAGAGATCAGGACCCAAACCAGAGACGGTAGCAGAGGTGGCGACAGCGGGAAAAACTCCAGTAAAAAGGCCCCGAGCAGCCAATCCGTACGGTGCCTGGGAACGGATCCAGCAGAAGCAGGATCCATT TGCTAACGTTGATTTACAGCTGCCCCAGACGGAGGAGAGCGTGGCCGGCACTCCGGCAGAACTCCCGTCGGAACCCAAACCCAAGTTCAAGGAACGTGTCATCACTTCTCTGGGAGAGGAGGGCGGACCCGCCTCATTCCGGAGGAACAAGGCCCAAAACGGGAAGAACAGGAGCCTTCGGCAGAGAGACGACGACGACTGA
- the wbp4 gene encoding WW domain-binding protein 4 isoform X1 — translation MNFTSCVVNLFLHLRKQWLADYWKSQPRKFCQYCKCWIADNKPSIEFHERGKNHKENVAAKISEIKKKSVEKAKKEERMSKEFAAMEEAALKAYEEDLKRMQRGSDGSSSPVRAAPQYQPVPLVGVQPKKQQQQQKKKGWKASRKSREGPREMQVWVEGQSDEGHTYYYNTVTGVSQWEKPEGFQGRSSASAQSQQSESSLGSPWMGAVSPDGYTYFYNTNTGESSWEKPADFPSSEESETQLEKEENAGEDQSSQLETAPAGEERSESDGSALELQPVGEVDLKPKIPKINFRKRKSETEPSEKEGEDKVAEEALEEEKKETKPEEEAQRSGPKPETVAEVATAGKTPVKRPRAANPYGAWERIQQKQDPFANVDLQLPQTEESVAGTPAELPSEPKPKFKERVITSLGEEGGPASFRRNKAQNGKNRSLRQRDDDD, via the exons GGCGGATTATTGGAAGTCACAACCGAGGAAATTCTGCCAGTACTGCAAGTGCTGGATTGCTGACAACAAGCCT AGCATCGAGTTCCATGAAAGAGGGAAGaatcacaaagaaaatgtgGCTGCTAAAATTTCAGAG ATTAAGAAAAAGAGTGTTGAAAAGGCGAAGAAAGAGGAGCGGATGTCCAAGGAGTTTGCAGCGATGGAGGAGGCAGCGCTGAAGGCGTATGAGGAAGATTTGAAGAGGATGCAGCGGGGATCAGATG GATCAAGTTCTCCAGTTCGAGCAGCCCCTCAATATCAGCCTGTACCTCTGGTGGGAGTTCAGCccaaaaagcagcagcagcagcagaagaagaagggaTGGAAGGCGAGCAGGAAGTCCAGAGAGGGACCGAGAGAGATGCAGGTTTGGGTGGAAGGCCAGAGCGATGAGGGACACACCTACTACTATAACACCGTGACAGGAG TGTCTCAATGGGAAAAACCTGAAGGTTTCCAGGGAAGAAGTTCAGCTTCTGCTCAGTCCCAGCAGTCTGAG AGTTCCTTGGGTTCTCCCTGGATGGGGGCTGTGAGTCCGGATGGCTACACATACTtctacaacacaaacacagggg AGTCCAGCTGGGAGAAGCCGGCGGACTTTCCTTCCAGTGAGGAATCGGAGACCCAGCTGGAGAAAGAGGAGAAcgcaggtgaggaccagagtTCCCAGCTGGAGACGGCGCCCGCAGGGGAGGAGCGCTCCGAGTCTGACGGGTCAGCACTGGAGCTGCAGCCGGTGGGAGAAGTAGATCTGAAGCCCAAAATCCCCAAAATCAACTTCAGg aaaagaaaatcagagaCTGAACCCTCAGAAAAAGAAGGTGAGGATAAAGTGGCAGAAGAAGCtctggaagaggaaaagaaagagacaaaaccaGAGGAAGAGGCGCAGAGATCAGGACCCAAACCAGAGACGGTAGCAGAGGTGGCGACAGCGGGAAAAACTCCAGTAAAAAGGCCCCGAGCAGCCAATCCGTACGGTGCCTGGGAACGGATCCAGCAGAAGCAGGATCCATT TGCTAACGTTGATTTACAGCTGCCCCAGACGGAGGAGAGCGTGGCCGGCACTCCGGCAGAACTCCCGTCGGAACCCAAACCCAAGTTCAAGGAACGTGTCATCACTTCTCTGGGAGAGGAGGGCGGACCCGCCTCATTCCGGAGGAACAAGGCCCAAAACGGGAAGAACAGGAGCCTTCGGCAGAGAGACGACGACGACTGA